A genomic region of Kribbella sp. NBC_00382 contains the following coding sequences:
- a CDS encoding response regulator transcription factor, with protein sequence MQDRIRLLLVDDQILSRGVLRSGLEREQDLEVVAELRRSDDVVGAAKQHRANVALLDAAGPGANSLSVTSRLRTSMPECRVVILTTYGRPGHLRRGLEAGAKGFALKGSPAPQLADAVRRVHLGLRVVDANLAAETLRYADSPLNDGETETLRAAREGGTIALMARNLQVSERVVRTRLWSAIGKTGARTRADAIQTAEQNGWLLD encoded by the coding sequence TTGCAAGACCGCATCCGGCTGCTGCTGGTCGACGACCAGATCCTCAGCCGAGGCGTGCTCAGAAGCGGTCTGGAACGCGAACAGGATCTGGAGGTCGTCGCCGAACTCCGCCGCTCCGACGACGTGGTCGGCGCCGCGAAACAGCACCGCGCCAACGTCGCCCTGCTCGACGCAGCCGGCCCCGGCGCCAACAGCCTCAGCGTGACCAGCAGGCTGCGCACCTCGATGCCGGAGTGCCGCGTCGTCATCCTCACCACATACGGCCGCCCCGGCCATCTCCGCCGCGGCCTGGAAGCCGGCGCCAAAGGCTTCGCCCTCAAAGGCAGCCCCGCTCCCCAGCTGGCCGACGCCGTACGCCGAGTCCACCTCGGCCTGCGCGTAGTCGACGCCAACCTCGCCGCCGAAACCCTCCGCTACGCCGACAGCCCCCTCAACGACGGCGAAACCGAGACCCTCCGAGCGGCGCGCGAAGGCGGCACCATCGCCCTGATGGCCCGCAACCTCCAGGTCTCCGAACGCGTAGTCCGCACCCGCCTCTGGTCCGCCATCGGCAAGACCGGCGCCCGCACCCGAGCCGACGCCATCCAAACAGCCGAACAAAACGGCTGGCTCCTCGACTGA